The nucleotide sequence ccttcccctcccccatgggtttctgttatgtttctcaggatccacataagagtgaaaccatatggtatctgtctttctctgtatggcttatttcacttagcatcacactctccagttccatccatgttgctacaaaaggccatatttcattttttctcattgccacgtagtattccattgtgtatataaaccacaatttctttatccattcatcagttgatggacatttaggctctttccataatttggctattgttgagagtgccgctataaacattggggtacaggtgcccctatgcatcagtactcctgtatcccttggataaattcctagcagtgctattgctgggtcatagggtaggtctatttttaattttctgaggaacctccacactgctttccagagcggctgcaccaatttgcattcccaccaacagtgcaagagggttcctgtttctccacatcctctccagcatctatagtctcctgatttcttcattttggccactctgactggcgtgaggtgatatctgagtgtggttttgatttaatgtatacaattttaaaaattaaaactggttGGTGTATAAGGAATTCTGTAAATTATTTGTGGGGAATCTTTTCTAGAACACattgtcagcttgggattctctgtctccctctctctctgctcctcccccgctcatgcttgcacacatgtgcatgtatgctctctctctctctcaaaaataaataaacataaaaaaaagaaagaattaaggtTCCCAAAGAGGTACAGAAAGTTAGATCACGGACTAGGATTTGGCTCCAGTTCTGGCTTCTTATTGTCTATTATTAAATCAGTTTATTTGTTActcctttaaaaaacagaaaggtggtgattttaattgagagagaaagagtccatAGGATTACTGTAaggagtagaaaaagaaaatgtctgaacTGTGTAAATGCCCAGCACTGTCTATATTAGGGGTCTTTACTGTATCTGTGCCATGGATCCTTTTGGCATCTGGTGAAGCCTTCCCACCCTTTCTTAGATaatgttttaagtgaaaaaattgaaatgtatgGGATGATCAAgggaaaaatattgaaatgtagTTATTAAGTTAGTTAAAGAACAAATTTACAatattataatgaatattttttaattaatgtttaaataataagTTCTAGTATCAGGACCAATAACTGTGTCTTAGTGTACttgggccaccataacaaaataccatagaccgggtggcctaaacaacagaaatttattttctcagagttccagagactggaagtctgagatcatggTGCCAGCATGGTTGAGGTCTGGGAAGGGCTTCCTGGCTTAGAGAAGGCcaccttctcattgtgtcctctcATTGCCTTTCCCCAGTCTTGCACCTGGacagacaagagagagaaaaaaagcgaGAGagatctcttcctctttttataaggccaCCACTCCTATCAGATTAGGCACCCaccccttatgacctcatttaaccttagttaCCTCCTAAATGCCCCATCTCCAGATCCAGTCACGTTAGGGACTAGGGCTTCAACTGTGAATTTTGGAGGCCACACTTCAGTCCAGAGCATAGTGATGgcataaatgatattttgaaacATCTTCTGCAGACTGTAATGTGGTATGAAAATAGCTGTGAGCTATTGGCAACAAAGTCATACGTACTGCTGCTAGTAGGTTTGTTGCTTACATTTATTATGGAAGGGAATGCTTAATTTTTGATCGAGGCGAGGGtagtgaaaataaagatacaagTTTTCTCCCTACCCAAGTTCACAACTACCCTGAACTTCTGTACAAAGACCATAGATAAGAACTCCTGAAACATGCACATAAGATGTTCTTGTTTGGAGCAAACAAGTGGCATAATCCCCAGGATGGTGGGGATCGATCCCAAAATCGGCCAGTCCTGCCCAGTACCAGTCACCCAGGAGCAGCAGGTGACTTGAAGAGACATCATCTGCTTCTGGCCTTTTTGAATGTGTGTTCAAGTACTGGAATGTGTTTTGTCTTGCAGATACCAGTAACCTAAATTCCGAACAAAATGATTCCTGGACCTCTGAGAACTTCTGGCTGGACCCTTCTGTGAAGGGCCAGGTGAAGACCAAGGCAGAGGATGATGGGCTTCGGAAATCCCTGGATAGATTCTATGAAGTGTTTGGCTGTCCACAGCCGGCCTCTGGAAGTGCACTCTCCGCAGCAGTCTGCCAGTGCCTGTCTCAGAAAATCAACGAACTGAAGGGCCAGGAGAGCCGAAAGTATGCCCTCCGCAGTTTCCAAATGGCCCGGGTCATCTTCAACCAGGATGGCTGCTCGGTCTTACAGAGGCATTCCAGGGATGTCCACTTCTACCCATCGGGAGAAGGAAGTGTGTCTCTGGATGATGAAAAGCCAACCCCGGGACTTTCAAAAGATATCATTCATTTCCTCTTGCAGCAGAATGTGATGAAAGACCTCTAAGTAGTGCCTGGTGGTAAGAGCAGGCAGTGTGGAGGGTGGTCCGGTGGCCAACGCTGTTAGTGcacacccacttcccctccagcccctcttgCCGGCTCTGTGTGTCCAGCCCCCTGTGTGTCTGGCCCCTGTGTCcacaccacctcccaccccaccctaccaCTCCCTTTGACTTAAGGCCAGTGACTGACTGATTGTGGAGCCCAGAAGCACATCTTCCTTGCcccaaggaaggaaggacatgCTCTGAGGCATAAATTATTCTCCAGAGCTCCCCTCTGGATCAGGCCAAGACTGGGACTTCACACGAAATCACTCCCTCGCTCAGCACCTGCCATTTCCCTGTCCTCCCATTCATCTACTGGTGTCTCCCAGGGGCCTTTCCTTCATATATCTCTTGTACCTGGATCCTTGACTCAGAATCTACTTCTGGGAGAACCCAACCTAAGGGAACAGGCTTTCTTTGTTACATGagttttttaaaggatttaaagCTCTGCGCCAAAGCAAGTATAAGAATTGTACCAAGTTGTAGAACTGAGACCATGTGACTGCGCATGTATTTCCCAAAATAACATAAAGATTTAAATACGGTTCCCAAAAGTGCATCACATCTTCCTCATACCCTTGCCTCTCCAAAGCCAGAATTCCCTGTTTTGTCAGAAATTCTAACAGGGTGTGGAAGGAACATTTGGATCATCTAAAATAAGAGCTAAGATTTGCAAATGAAAagaaggggggggcggggctctcGGTCTCCACCAGATTGGCAGTGTGGAAGGtgtgaagaaaacaaatgtgCGCCACCTACCGAAGGACGCGCCGCGAGGCTGACGAGACGCGGCCTTGGCAGTTTGTGGTGGAAGAGAGTAAGGAATCCTTTGCCCAAGTGGACTCCTCCCTGTCATTTTTGCCTTCTGCCTGTACCCTCTGTCACCCTCTGAACAGTTGGCCCCTCACCCCTGTCCCGTCCTTGCTCCGCCAGGGAGTGGCTTTAAATAGCCAGCGCGGCTTGCGCCGGCAGAGGCCCTGCTCCACGGCCGGCCGTGTCCTGAAACCCCCTTTGAGACTCGGGTGGTAGAATGACGTCACCTGGCACCGAGCTCTTGGAAGCTGTAACTGGAGGCCTCGTGCTAATCCCTGCCTCGACAGCCCTTCAAATAAATTACGTTGGCAGAAAGAGGGCTATCGTTTGTTTGGGGGAACAACAAGATGAGGCTGGCAACACTGTGCAGTTAGATTTTGAGAAACTCGAGGTGAAATTTCATTGGCCTAAGGCTCCATAAGCTTGCCAGAAAGCGGAGTTTGCAAACGGATCGGCCTCCAGGCGCGCATGAAGAGTGAGTGAGCCCTCTCAGGCAGGTCTCTTGGGGACTCTCCGAGCAAGAGTGGGGATTTTGCTTGAAAGGTCAGGGATTACATACCAAGGCTTCCAGTGCCGGGAAGAGCAGAGGTAAGAAACAGTGTTTCACACTGCAGTGCAGAAGCCCCTTGGAAGAGACCTAAATGATAGGAACTAGGAAATGGGGAGGTCTTTGAGAGATACTGAAGGAAACAATACTCTGCGTTTTCCTCTGACAAGCAATCATGTGAGTCTTTCCCCAGGAGCTTCTCCTATGCAACACCCCCAAATTACTCGTAAACCAGTGGGCCTTACAATTGAAAATGTGCAGGTTGAATTTTAAGGTCcgtagttttattgttttttaaggtgGAGCAAATTAATAGACGCAACTGAAGAATGCTGTAGATTTCAGAATTATTCATTCACTGAAAGGAATATTGGAGATTAGTTTCCATGGCCACCAACAGAAGGAAACTGGattattttatactgtttttataACACAGAAGATAGAAGCTATTCCAATCTCCATGCCGGAAGCAGCCGCTTCTGTTTGGCACCGAGATTTTAGTATTGGTAATTTTGTAACCTTTATTATCATCAGTGCTGAGGGTGCTCAGTAAAAAGAGGTAGATCCTGAAACCAGAGCATTTAGAAACCTGGAAGCCAGAATCACCTTagggtgaaggaaaaaaaaaaaaaaaaggaaaaaaagagtgtgGTGTGTGTTTGCTTGTATCTGAGTAAGTGCTTGTGACAGGTCAGTACAAGATATTTGATTCCCTGCAGTCTCGCTCTCTAATTTGATCTTCTTCACAACGTTGGGATGGCATTTTCCATTTATCCCTGTTTACCTTTAATAAAGACTAAGAGATAAGGGTGTTAAGGCTCTGGCCTTTGGCAttattgtctgtctctgccctcctgaTCACTTCACCGTCTTATCATCCCGTGAACATTCTCACTGGCCTATGATATCATCTGTGGCCCTTTTCAGAGGTCTCTGCGAGGGAGGATTTGCTCGCAGGAACATCAGAACTCCAAAGAAGAGAAACTGCTACCAGTGTCTTGTATGTGTATGACTGTTACTTCACTAGTCATTTCTTTACATGACCTACGTGAGAACACATGCTGTAGATCTTATTACCAGCAATTAGCACAAGACAATATGGAGATCACCAGCCAGCCCAGGTGGCTCCTTGCTGAGAGAGAATTTTCATCTGGAGAACAGATGGGGATGGTTTGCTCAAACTACTCGTTTCCAGAGCTGCTGGTAGTATACAAAATAACTGTAGGTGCCACATGGACGAACAATGTTTATCTTCATGgttatctattttgtttaatgtgttagaaaaatatataactaccACGTTGAATCTGTGCTTTTACAGACAGCATGTAGGACAAgcctaatatatttaaaattttaaagtgaattagTGAAAAAGTTAATGCTGTCGACAATATACAGATATGTCAAAAATTATAAAGGTGGTATACCAGGAAATGATTGAAATTTGGGATataaggggagagagaatctattCTACCTTCTGTATCCCCCGTTTCTCTCCGGGAATACTGCAGGAAGCTTCCATCAGGTCAACCCACATCTTCCTTTGCTtctatttagtttttaagtttttttttaatgtttatttattgagagagcaagaatgatcagggaaggggcccaaagagaatcccaagcaggctcctcacacagcgcagagcccaactcagggctcgatcccatgaacagtgagatcatgaccttaataaaaatcaagagctggttgcttaaccaactgagccacccaggcgccctatcctTTGCCTCTCTTTACTCTGCAGCTGTGTTGCAAacccttttaaaaagcaaacagatgTGAATagccagaaaattaaagagaagggACTAGCCTTGTCAAATATGAAGACGTTTTTAACTTACAGTAActaaagcaacaacaaaaccaaagtagacaaatcaaagaaaaagcattcagcccatagacctaaatgtatgTGTAAATGGAGTATTTGATGAAGGTAACATTTCAAATTTGCAAGGGAAGGTGGAGTTTTTAGcaaatggttttctttatttatttattttttttagtttatttatttattattttgagaaagagagcatgcaagtcggggagaggctgagagagaagcccaagcaggctctgcactgtcagtggggagccgatgcagggcttgaactcacgagctgcgagatcatgacctgagccgaagttggatgctaaactgactgagccacccaggtgccccttagcaaATGGTTTTAGAATAATTGGCTCCCCAACTGGGGGAGGAGAGTAAAAAAAAGGCTAAATTCTTCGCCTCATTCTTGATATCCAAATGAATTTTAGgtggattaaaattttaaagtaaggggcacctgagtggctcagttggttaagcttccaactcttgattttagctcaggtcatgattgcacgattcatgggtttgagccctgtatggggctctactctggcagtgtggagcctgctttggattctctctctctctctctctctctctctctctctctctctctctNNNNNNNNNNtctctctctctctctctctctctctctctctctctctctctcttcgcccctgagagagagggagggagagagggtgtgagctggggaggggcagagagagagagagacagagagcgagacacagaatctcgcTGTGctgagctgccatcacagagcctgactcggggctcaaacttgcaagccacgagatcatgacctgagctgatgttggacacttcactgactgaaccacccaggtgtcccccccaaattttttcaaggtaaaaagataaaaatcataaaattctagaataaaaaatgaatgctATAGTTACATGCAGCTGCACTAGTAGTGGCTTCAGGCCCAGTGTCTCCCAGCCCTCCATGCAATGATAGATGGTGACTTAGGGCACCCCCTACATCTTCCCAAGGATACCCATGTAGGCATCACATGCAGGGATCTGGTGGGAGCTTAAACAAAGCCAGACCATAGTAGACCAGAACAGCATTGCAAGGGCTCAGAAAGTTGTCATTGAAACTACAGACTAcaaaagtaaaccttaaaaacaaaaaca is from Panthera uncia isolate 11264 chromosome A3 unlocalized genomic scaffold, Puncia_PCG_1.0 HiC_scaffold_11, whole genome shotgun sequence and encodes:
- the SHLD1 gene encoding shieldin complex subunit 1 isoform X1, coding for MATQEATPGSQSEESSALDLPTVYDIRDYVLQRPHQEADSEAFSSVEALSSPCSSDADPDTSNLNSEQNDSWTSENFWLDPSVKGQVKTKAEDDGLRKSLDRFYEVFGCPQPASGSALSAAVCQCLSQKINELKGQESRKYALRSFQMARVIFNQDGCSVLQRHSRDVHFYPSGEGSVSLDDEKPTPGLSKDIIHFLLQQNVMKDL